A region of Rattus rattus isolate New Zealand chromosome 7, Rrattus_CSIRO_v1, whole genome shotgun sequence DNA encodes the following proteins:
- the Msgn1 gene encoding mesogenin-1, protein MDNLGETFLSLEDGLDSSDTTGLLASWDWKSRARPLELIQASPTQSLSPVPSLESYSEVALPCGHSGASAGGSDGYSSHEAGGLVELDYSMLAFQPSYIHAAGGLKGQKGSKVKMSVQRRRKASEREKLRMRTLADALHTLRNYLPPVYSQRGQPLTKIQTLKYTIKYIRELTDLLNGGREPRPQSV, encoded by the coding sequence ATGGACAACCTGGGTGAAACCTTCCTCAGCCTGGAGGATGGCCTGGACTCTTCTGACACCACTGGCTTGCTGGCCTCCTGGGACTGGAAAAGCAGAGCCAGGCCCTTGGAGCTGATCCAGGCGTCCCCTACTCAAAGCCTCTCCCCAGTTCCTTCTCTAGAGTCCTACTCTGAGGTTGCACTGCCCTGTGGGCACAGTGGGGCCAGCGCTGGAGGCAGCGATGGCTACAGCAGTCACGAGGCTGGCGGTCTAGTAGAGCTGGATTATAGCATGTTGGCTTTCCAACCGTCCTATATACACGCTGCTGGTGGTCTCAAAGGCCAGAAAGGTAGCAAAGTCAAGATGTCTGTCCAGCGGAGACGAAAGGCCAGcgagagagagaaactcaggatGCGGACCTTAGCTGATGCCCTCCACACGCTCCGGAATTACCTGCCCCCTGTCTACAGCCAGAGAGGCCAGCCGCTCACCAAGATCCAGACACTCAAGTACACCATCAAGTACATCAGGGAACTCACAGACCTCCTCAACGGCGGGAGAGAGCCCAGGCCACAGAGCGTGTGA